GGTAAATACCATTCAATATGCATCCTACACACCGCCAAGACaggtttaaaacaaaattttgaaacaattaAAGTTTTTAGAATATTCATTTAGGTCTCATTTGATTGAAACtcaattcagtctaattttaaattaaatctaatatttaaatactcaatttttaaattattaaattcatttaaattcaaaacatctttatacgtaaaatttataatatttttcaactcaatatctCTTTATATGTGGACTTAtaatctttattaatttttttataaatatctctaAATTCATCTTTTAAACATGTTAAAATCCATCTTAGATATGCTCTACATAACTTAATCTACTTACTCAAATCATTACAATTCACTAAGCTCAGTCATGGTCTTGCCTGTTCAGTGATGAGTAAATAgtcaaaattaaaccaaactcTATAGCTCTGATTTTCACATACATCAACTTCTATACACTCCATATAGCACCAGTTTCTGAAAAAATAACTGGCTTGATTAAGGAAGAGTTATTATCAGAGCAGACATGACTTTGGACGGCAAAATTAACTATGTCACGTCATGCCACCCCGTTACCGATGATGATCCTagaatatttacaaaattatgaaaCCTAATTGTTGTCACTTGATGTTCACGGCTGCTGACATGGTGCGTAGCTCCTTTGCAATCTCTGAATAGGTAGGCCGAGAGTCGGGATCAGATGACCAGCACCTCTCCATTAATGATGTCCATGTGGGGTCACACCAGCCCCTTAATTATACCAGCTGAAATTTATCCAGCAAATTTTAGTCAGCGTTGATTGATTTGGAAAATAAGTGTTTTCAGTTTGGGTGGCAATTATAATGTAATTTCTTATATATTCAAACGCTTGACGCATTAAATTTCCCAATCCTAAGTCAATCTATCATCATTAAAAACCTAGAGTCATGACATcgcaaattaaaaaattagatgttctATGGTATGCCGcttaatatactttttttttttttttttttccttttttttttttttacgagtGGTTGGGAGTTTGAACCCGCTTATACCATCCAAAGGACCTTGTCGGTTAATATACCATCTTGAttgcaaaaccaaaaccaaaaacaaaaaattgatccaacacTGGTAAGAGCTAACAACTATGTTCTTGACCTCTTTACTATCATCAAGTTGTCAGTAGCACAGACTCTATAGGTGCGTGGATTACAGATTAGAAAATATTGCCAACTCATGAATTTATCAAAAGATGCATGGCTCCAGATAGAATGAAATAGCTAAAAGTTATTGAAAATTAAGCATCTCAATTatggttaaaaaataagagtTACAGATATCCACTTtcatttttgaattaaaaagtTACCTATTATTTCCTCTGAAAGCACGTTTGCATAGGGTTCCTCCCCCGTCAAGATTTCCCACGACTATTCCAAATGAGTAGACATCAACATAAAATGCTGAAAACacatttgaaaagtaaagtgatgtaccgtttggttacacatatgagatattttaaataataatgaataaaatattattataatataattttttaatattaattttatattaaaatttaaaaaaattaaattatttattatattttatatagaaatttgaaaaaattataataatgaattgaggaaataaaacttatataagCATCTTTACCTTTCCGGTAACCATTCTGCCGTCGCTATTCAAAAGCTCTGGAGCCAGCCATGGTATAGTTCCTCGTACCCGACCAGATACAAGCGTCCTTTGTTTAATTTTCGATAAGCCCAGATCACCAATCTGAAAAGATTGATGGTAGATTTTTCAGTAAAAACAATGAAAGTTTCTGAGAAGACCGTGGACCATAGACCGAGTTTAGCAAAACAGAAAGGCAGACCAGATAAGAAATTCTGATCAAAACCAGCAAAATAAGAAGATTACCTCACACACTGGTCGATGAGGGTCCCTCATATTCACAAGGAAGTTGTGAGATTTTAAATCAAAGTGGACAATATTCTTCCCATGTAAATATTCCATACCAAAGGCTGCATCCATTGCTATAATTAGCCTCTTCCTACGATCAATTGTCCTGTGATTCAGAATTGGCAAATTTAGAGAAACGGGTTCCTTCAATGGTTTCCAACAAATTGCCAGTCAAGCatacatataaaataagatgaactGAGATGCAGCAAGAAACATACTAAGAAAATGCACAACAATTTCTAGGGATACAACTTCATATGCTAGCCTTAGGTGAGCGACCAGCAATGTGTAAATATTGCTCCATCTGATTCAACCTACTTGAGTGACAAATCCAGAATGCATAATTACACATATGAGGTGTTCATACCCCTTGCAAGATATACCCCAAAATGCTCACTCCCACAACTCATACTTGATGATGGTAAGCACTTTTTTTATAAGAGACTTTTATTAATGAGAAAGGTACTACCCAAGTGCATAGAAAGTATATATTAAAAACACCTAGATAGAAATATCTGAAAAATCCAAAAGACTGAAGCTGGCGAAATTTGGGACTGCTGCCATCCAGTGATATGGAGatccaaagaagaaaaaacccTTTAACTCCTCCACATTCTTCTCAAATTCTGAAACTCCGATCATTCATCTCCCACCAAGCTCAACCCCAAGGGGTTAAAAAAAGGTTTGCCAAATAGCCCTGGCTACTTCACTTGCCTATTTAATTTCATTCTTATTCCCCAACATTTTCCAAGCACTACACGATTATAACACGGCAGATGTTTACAACGAATCCCTCCCACCCTCCCTCCCTTGCATGGAtttcaagaaacaaaataatgttttttttttttattagtaataatTTTGACAAGAAACAAAATAATGTTACATATGGTAAAATGGGTGAGGAGCATATGAGGGTTCATATGAAGAGATTTTGTTTTCCATTGATTACCATGTAATAATTATATCAACCAAATCTAGGACTTGCAGTATTCCTGAACACTTTCACACGTTAGGGTGGTCCAAAGACTCACATGGAATAGTAATCAATAAATGTCGACTTTCAGAAAggttatattatataagccaAGGTCTGTTAACATCTATTTAACATggatcacataaaaaaataagtagcaAGAGTGCCCCAAATTGATATGTCTAAACAACTTATCAAGCATGTTTCACAATAAATAGTCAAACTAAATGAATGATAGTTTATACCATTTTTTATAAGTGAGTTAAGCTTACACCATTAAAACAAGATGAGCACCATACCGATCTTTTCTTCGTAAAACTTGTTTCAGGGAACCACTGACCATGTATTCTGTCACTGTTGCCAAATTTGTCATGGGTCCGTCTGTAACTACTCCATAAAATGCCAAAATATTTGGATCGTGAAGCTCACCCAGGATGTGAGCTTCCTTCCAGAAGTCTGCAACCTGCAAAGAAGAAGATTATAATAATTCGGCTCAGGTAGTATACAGGATTTCATTCCTCAACTACAGCGCTGATGGTAACGTAGAGACATTTCCCTCATCTCTAATTTATTGTTCCCTGGCAAGCATCATCTTTAAGGTTCTGTTATGTTAAACCTATGCATACAATTCCTTCTTGTAAGAGTTTTAACAGATTTCAAGAGAGGAAGCTCCAAATTTATGCTAACTACTGAAGTAGGAAGAACAAGGAATTTGAGTTCAAAAGCTTCAGAATAAATGGTGCATTCATGGATAGCACACATCCAAATCAGCagctcaaaaattaaattatctccgGCTCAGGCGTCAAAACACCGGCATGTTTACCAAGAAGTCAAGAACTTTATATGGAATTAGCTTAGAATATAATAGTCACCATCGCATAGTCTCGATCAATACTTAACACAAGGATTAAACCACCGAATTAAAACCGAAATTTGTATGGTTACAATAGACTAGTGATTTTACGCTGAGCAGAAGTTCTTATTAGacagatcaaattcaataaatatttcatttattagaACAATCAGATAACAGCATAATTTCAGCACTGGTAATGTGGGAAGAAAATGAGTAATTACCAATCGGTCCTTTTCCAAGGAGACTTCAGTGAAGCAACTTGTATTTATCCTCTTAATGGCAACATCAGAGCCCTTCCATTTTCCATAGAAAACAGTTCCATATGTGCCTGAACCAAGCTCCCTTATATATTCAAGGTCAGTATTTCTAATAGTCTGCATGACAAGGCAGAAAGGAGCTTTTGTGTCAAGTCTTACTGAATGTAACCTCTATCTATCTAAGACATAAGCATTATATATGTTTGATGGAATACCTGAAGCTCTCTCCTGgctagatgagtataaaatacaGCCAGCTCACTAGTGATTCCACCAGTTACCTTAGAGCACTTGCGACTTTCATTATTGTCAGCCTAGAAACCAGAAAACCATTAGTAAGTCAAGGGCACTAAAAGTTCACTGCCAATTACTAGCAATGAAGCCAGCACATAATTCTTTCTTCAATTCTCCTTGGTCTtccattaaaaaggaaaaaagaatagCTTAGTGAATACATTTTCATCAACACTTGAACCAGATGAAGGGTATTGGTGAACATCATCTTCATTGACGTGATCCTTAGCCATTTTGTCTTCATTCTGCGAGGAAGAATTAGGTGCAAAtccatttgattcatcaacttGGGCATGGGTGCTTAATTGTCCTTCACCCATAAGATCCACAAGTTTTGATCGATGTATTAGCAAATCGTCAATAACATTGCTGGTACCATGAGACAAGAGAGCAGAATGTTCGATTTCTTTGGATGATGACAATGAAAGGTTATAAAAACAAACATTCATAGAAGATGCAACTCCACCTTGAAAGTTATCAGAGCCATTTCTATAACTGATCGATGAGCTAAAGCCTGCTTCCACACCTTGTCGCTTATTATTGCACCCGAATACTGTTTCATTGCTGTGACCTGTGTT
This is a stretch of genomic DNA from Carya illinoinensis cultivar Pawnee chromosome 3, C.illinoinensisPawnee_v1, whole genome shotgun sequence. It encodes these proteins:
- the LOC122305747 gene encoding myosin light chain kinase A-like, with product MDAAFGMEYLHGKNIVHFDLKSHNFLVNMRDPHRPVCEIGDLGLSKIKQRTLVSGRVRGTIPWLAPELLNSDGRMVTGKHFMLMSTHLE